From a region of the Impatiens glandulifera chromosome 4, dImpGla2.1, whole genome shotgun sequence genome:
- the LOC124935022 gene encoding transcription factor MYB119-like: MERFLMEENNNSNDFSIPFSTSNSSRHEIVAPTFGVDDYSNNMELSHLMYHEQENKSRKKSKTLKTSFLIKGQWMEEEDRRLVELVRQYGDKKWSQIAEKMIAKAGKQCRERWFNHLRPDIKKDSWSEEEERMLIEAHKKIGNRWAKIAKQILGRTEN; the protein is encoded by the exons ATGGAGAGGTTCTTGATGGAAGAAAATAACAATTCTAATGACTTTTCTATTCCGTTCTCTACTTCTAATTCATCTAGGCATGAGATTGTGGCGCCTACATTCGGTGTCGATGATTATTCTAACAACATGGAACTATCGCATTTGATGTATCATGAGCAAGAAAACAAATCGAGAAAGAAAAGTAAGACATTGAAAACTAGTTTCCTCATCAAAGGACAGTGGATGGAAGAAGAAGACAG gAGACTTGTAGAATTGGTGCGACAATATGGAGATAAAAAATGGTCACAAATTGCTGAGAAGATGATTGCAAAGGCTGGGAAGCAGTGTCGCGAGAGGTGGTTTAATCATTTGAGACCTGATATTAAG AAAGATAGTtggagtgaagaagaagaaaggatgTTGATCGAGGCTCACAAGAAGATTGGCAATCGATGGGCGAAGATTGCCAAACAAATCCTAGGAAGAACAGagaactaa